ACGGCAGGCTATTTTTATTGCAGTAAGATGGTATGCCTCTCAATACCTTCCAAGAGCTTGCCATTTAAACGGAAGCCTAATGTCTAACCAATTGAATTTACTATTGCAGGTGTACTGATTGTTTTTGTCTATGTATTGTATGCACTGACCAGTCTCATTCTTTTTCAGTTGCCCACAATCCCTAATATAGAGTTTGCTCCTCTGCAAGCATGGAACTCCGGTAGGTGTTAAACCCACACTTTTTACACACTCACTTCTTTTACTGTATGTAACTCAGTCATACACTCTGAGCTGTGTGCattcaatatttcaaaatgttcttcgttctctctctctctctcgctctctctctctctctctctctctctctctctctctctctctctctctctctctctctctctctctctctctctctctctctgtgcccctcacacacatactctctctataGGAGTCCAGAAGTCTATCCATGCTCTCTCTATGGCTCCAACCAGAGCAGGCGAAGCCACCAGCCAGGGCGTGCAGTATGTAAAAAACCTCGCCAAGTGAAGACCGTTTCGATGCCACTTGCTCGTCCAATCAGGTTGCTGTTGCCCCAAGCTTCAATATGAGTCACATGATCTCTATGTAAGGCCCCGCTTCCACTTTCACAAAAGATAGTGGCTTATTTATGTTTGAGTTCATTCGAGATTTTCCCACTCTGATTTAATGAATTCATACGCACTACATTCGTGGTATTTATGTTCACAATCTGCCTCTGTGTAAAGTGAGGGGGGAAATGTCTGAAGTTTCTGAGAACTACATTTATGAAGCTGTTGTGTATTTAAATCCACACTTGTTTTGTTTGCTGTCATCACCATTTTATCAGTGAATGTTCAATGATACAGTACAGGTCTGCTGTATTTTTACCCAACATATGTCTCCCAACTCAAAATACACATCATTTGTTACAGCAACAAATCAAATCTCCTTTGTAAATAACCATTTAGCTGTTATTTTCATGATTAATAAACTTTATCATGTCAGAAACAAAGGTAGTTTGGGCTGTTCTTTATCACAGCCTTGGGGCGGTACAGTGATGATTAcagtgccaggctcaaggccaccagtgacagagccttccatgttgctgctcccattctttggaacaatctgcccgaccacatccaaaatgctccttcactggccatgtttaagcaacaccttaagacacatctcttcctggaggcttatggctgctagttccacaagcactttcacgcattcacacacatgctcacacactgacgcgcacacacactcacactctccaacacaacactctgtgaagcgtccttgggtgttttgaaaggcgctatataaaacgaaagtattattattattattacattcatCATGTTTTCATGTTAAATCAAGTCTGTCTtcctcagagggtcacatgggtgTGTAATTACACAGCATGTCCGACATCAACACACTCTGACATCACTGTTATACtgcagaaacaaaaaacaaaacaaaaagaaacattACATGTCAGAAACATTACATGTCAGAAACAAACGAAAACGAATGACTTGAAGTGATTACACAAGTTTATTTAGTTCATGTCTTGGTAAAGGAAAGACATAATTTTAAAAAGCCATTGCACTGGGTGCTAATGTCCAGGTAATTTGAGTAACCCTCGGAGGACATGGGTTAGTTTCATCCTTTATCTTTAATATTAATATTGATCTaaatgttataataataataatatatactcaccggccactttattaggcacacAGGGGTGCAGTGTCCGCAGAGCAGTGCCTAGAAGAACACCTCTCAACCGCTTTCTGTTTTCAAAAGACTCAGACCAGCCCGTCTGGCACCAACAACCATACCAtgttcaaagtcacttaaatcacTGTTCTTCACCATTTGGATGCTCTGATGAACTGCAGCAGGTCGTCTTGGCCATTTCTACATGCCTAAATGCGTTGAGTTGCTGCCCTTATATTGAAGAATTTTCTGTCAATGAGTTGTTGGATCGTTGTGCCTATCAAAGTGGCCGATGAGCGTATTGTTTTGATTATAAAGGAtgataaacaattaaaaatccaACTCAAAATATTGAATATTAATTATGAAAATGTGGCTTTTCATGCCATGACCAAACTACTACCCCTTATTGTTATAACCCCACAGTCAGGCTTAGCTGTGGTGGAAAAGACCGTTGGAAAATGTGAGTGATGTGGTTAAACTGACGTTCATGCTGTGTGATGAGATGATGGGCATGATAAAACAGCCACCTTTGTGGTGGTCTCCACCCTTGGTTCAAATGTGGAATGTGACGCAGTTGTGTGCCTAGGTGTGATATAATATGCATCATGTCCTATCCACCCTCTGTTATTAACTATCTGTAAGGAAATGATTTGTCTTGTCCTTCAGAAGCTACCAAGGCCTTAGTCAGTAAGGCAGTAATTGGCTTGTAATtggtgtataataataataaccattaaTAAAGAATTGTATCAAGCGTCATTTTACACATTTCTGTTTCATTAGAAGTGCAAGAAACAACAAAGCGGTCTGACATGGTTTTGAAACATTACTGGTAAAACATTTGTTGTGGCAAGAAATGCAAAGTAGACTCAAATAGAAAAGATAGAGACAGGACTGAAAGTTACATACATCTCAGCATTCTAATGGAGAGCGgccttttaaaaatatacatCCACTGCAAACTTTCTTTGTTCAAGTCGTTATCAATTCCTTCTAATGAGTGAATATATATTTctaaagcaaaaacaaacaagttGGCTAGAAGCCTGACAGTTTTTTCCAGCATAATAAGTGTTAACAATAGCAACCTGTTATCAGAAACATATGGTGCACAGaagggttttatttttatttatttaattacaacGGCACCAACCTTGAGCCACATTGACGACTTCTACCTTTAAGAGTTGGCTCTCATTTTTTTCCTGATCCAGGGGAGGAATTTGGAGATGTTGGTGAAGACATTGGGAACATTAGGGTAATTACAGTCACCTCTGAGGTTGAATGACACAATGCCAACAGCCACGTCATTGCACACCAGTGGTCCTCCTGAATCTCCCTGCAAAGACATATCAACAAGACATGCATGCAATAagctttttttccacctgtgtgtgtgtgtgtgtgtgtgtgtgtgtgtgtgtgtgtgtgtgtgtgtgtgtgtgtgtgtgtgtgtgtgtgtgtgtgtgtgtgtgtgtgtgtgtgtcatgtagttCACAAATTTCTCAAACCTGGCATGCCCCCTTCGGGGTGTCGTATCCTCCAGCACAAAGCACATTCTCTGGTAGAGTCACTCTTGCCTGCTTCCACACGCTCTTGCACTCCTCTGTGTCAATGGTCTTCACTTTGACAACCTGCAGGTCCTTTGCAGTCTCCCTGCTGTCCTTAGTAAAGCCCCAACCTGCAACCAAGCACTTTGTGGATGCCTTGGACGATTGGTCTTTACTTGGGAGTTTCACTGGTGTCACCTTCTCGTCTGATTTCTTGTTAGGCCGTAACTACACATAggggtttaaaaaaaggtttgaaACCTATTGATATCTCCATATCATTAGTATCTCTCAGAGGGTAAACTATTTTCAATGCCAGTCTTCCAAATACAAGTGGATAATGAGTTATACCTTTAGCAGCATAATATCATTCCCATCCTGAGATCTTTTAAATAATTCATGCTTAATCTTGCGTTGAACTTGTCGTCTTTTTACATCTCCCTCAATGTTGGTTGTGCCAAGGACAACAGTCATCTCCCCACTATAACAAATGGACAAAAAGACATTGTAGCAATTTAGTAGCAGCATATGAAAAACAATACCCTCCCAAAAAAACTGTGAAAGTAAGGCTAACCTTTTGTCACAGTGAGCTGCAGTGAGCACAAAGTTGGGGGCGATAAGGAATCCGCCACATTTGTGCGTGCCATTGATCTGCACTGATGCCATGTATTTCAGGGTGCCATCTCTGGCTTTCTTCCCATTGATGATTTCATGTCCAGATGAGGCTTCATGTGGATTAAGATGGTGCATAGGTGAACATGCAAGAGTAAACTCAGCAACACAATATAACATCCATACAGCTGTTTACTCACTTTCGCCttgatatattttattatttttctgtctTAAAAGACTTACCTGCAAGGGTACCTGCCAAAACAGTGAAAAGGAGTTGTAAGCCGAGGACACTCATCTTCTTCAGTTGTGGCCTTAGCTGAC
This is a stretch of genomic DNA from Engraulis encrasicolus isolate BLACKSEA-1 chromosome 6, IST_EnEncr_1.0, whole genome shotgun sequence. It encodes these proteins:
- the LOC134451168 gene encoding granzyme B-like, with the translated sequence MSVLGLQLLFTVLAGTLAASSGHEIINGKKARDGTLKYMASVQINGTHKCGGFLIAPNFVLTAAHCDKSGEMTVVLGTTNIEGDVKRRQVQRKIKHELFKRSQDGNDIMLLKLRPNKKSDEKVTPVKLPSKDQSSKASTKCLVAGWGFTKDSRETAKDLQVVKVKTIDTEECKSVWKQARVTLPENVLCAGGYDTPKGACQGDSGGPLVCNDVAVGIVSFNLRGDCNYPNVPNVFTNISKFLPWIRKKMRANS